One region of Molothrus aeneus isolate 106 chromosome 1, BPBGC_Maene_1.0, whole genome shotgun sequence genomic DNA includes:
- the CCM2 gene encoding cerebral cavernous malformations 2 protein yields MEEEGKKGKKPGIVSPFKRVFLKGEKGRDKKAQEKVTERRPLHTVLVAPPDRVEPDLLLHDYIEKEVKYLGQLTSIPGYLNPSSRTEILHLIDNAKRSHQLPGQLTPEHDAVISLSAYNIKLVWRDGEDLILRVPIHDIASVSYIRDDSAHLVVLKTAQDPGISPSQSLCAEGSKALTSGSLSESAGGPLESCCLVVLATENKVGAEELCSLLSQVFQIVYTESTIDFLDRAIFDGASTPTRHLSLHSDDSSTKVDVKEPFEADASTFSFADTLEAGDTSPSSFSARPSPHVTTASESELSTTATELLQDYMMTLRTKLSSQEIQQFAMLLHEYRNGASIHEFCINLKQLYGDSRKFLLLGLRPFIPEKDSQHFENFLETIGVKDGRGIITDSFGRYRRSLGPASAANGTAAGSSDEQSVPSEEDEWDRMISHISSDIEALGCSLDRDSN; encoded by the exons ATGGAGGAGGAGGGCAAGAAGGGCAAGAAG cctggcatcGTGTCCCCGTTCAAGCGCGTGTTCCTGAAGGGGGAGAAGGGCCGGGACAAGAAGGCCCAGGAGAAGGTGACGGAGCGGCGCCCGCTGCACACCGTGCTGGTGGCCCCGCCCGACCGCGTGGAGCCCGACCTGCTGCTCCACGACTACATCGAGAAGGAGGTCAAG TATTTAGGGCAGCTCACTTCCATCCCGGGGTACCTGAACCCCTCCAGCCGCACGGAGATCCTGCACTTGATCGACAATGCCAAG AGATCCCACCAGCTCCCGGGGCAGCTGACCCCGGAGCACGACGCCGTCATCAGCCTCTCTGCCTACAACATCAAGCTGGTGTGGAGGGACGGGGAGGACCTGATCCTCAGGGTGCCCATCCACGACATCGCCTCCGTCTCCTACATCCGGGATGACTCCGCACACCTGGTCGTGCTCAAGACAG CTCAGGATCCCGGGATCTCGCCCAGCCAGAGCCTGTGTGCCGAGGGCTCCAAGGCGCTGACGTCGGGCTCGCTGTCAGAGAGCGCAGGGGGGCCCCTGGAGTCCTGCTGCCTGGTGGTCCTGGCCACAGAGAACAAG GTGGGTGCTGAggagctgtgctccctgctcagccaagTCTTCCAGATCGTTTACACCGAGTCCACCATCGACTTCCTGGACCGCGCCATCTTCGACGGCGCCTCGACGCCCACGCGGcacctgtccctgcacagcg ATGACTCTTCCACCAAAGTGGACGTGAAGGAGCCCTTCGAGGCGGATGCCAGCACTTT TTCCTTTGCAGACACGCTGGAAGCAGGGGACACGTCCCCGTCCTCCTTCTCAGCCCGCCCGTCCCCACACGTCACCACGGCCAGCGAGAGCGAGCTCAGCACCACGGCCACCGAGCTGCTCCAGGACTACATGATGACG CTGCGCACCAAGCTGTCCTCTCAGGAGATCCAGCAGTTTGCCATGCTGCTGCACGAGTACCGCAACGGCGCCTCCATCCACGAGTTCTGCATCAACCTCAAGCAGCTCTACGGGGACAGCAGgaaattcctgctcctgg GCCTGCGTCCCTTCATCCCCGAGAAGGACAGCCAGCACTTCGAGAACTTCCTGGAGACCATCGGCGTCAAGGACGGCCGCGGCATCATCACCGACAGCTTCGGCCGCTACCGCCGCTCGCTGGGCCCCGCCTCCGCCGCCAACGGCACCGCCGCCGGCAGCTCCGACGAGCAGTCCGTGCCCTCCGAGGAGGACGAGTGGGACAGGATGATCTCCCACATCAGCAGCGACATCGaggccctgggctgcagcctggaCCGGGACTCGAACTGA